In Candidatus Coatesbacteria bacterium, the genomic stretch AACAGGACTGTCAACGCAAGGCGCATCGTGGTCAGGGGCACGACTCCGTTTTGACGTTCCTTAACGGTAACCAACCTAAAGATATCGAGTAGTTACGATGGGCACAGGGGCTGAAAAGAGTCTGGTACGAAAGCCGTCTGTGCTGATGTGGCGGAGCTTGAGCGGGTTCAACGACAGCGGCCCGGTTCCCGCGCTCCGGCACAACGCCGATCTGGGGAGCTTAACAGCGTTCGAGCGGCCCGCTGCACTGGGCCGGCGACCGCCCCGGAGACCTGAGGTCAGGCCCCGGGCGGCGGTTGAGATCCCTTCGAGCTCCCGGCTTCCGGAACTGGCACGGTTTTTGCGGAGGCGCACCGCTTGCCGACTATGGGGGGTCGCCGAGATGCAAAAACCGTGCCAGTTCCGGAAGCCGCAGCCGGGGCGAAGGGTGTTGCGGTTCGTGCCAGGTCTCCGGGGCTAGTCGAGGGCGGCCTCGGCGGGTTCCCAGACCTCGAGATCGAAGATTTCGATGGTGTGGGCGGCGGTGTTGGCCAGGTACAGTCGGCGGTTGTCGTAATCCAGGGCCACGCCCTCCGGGTTGAGCAGCACGAGACCCTCGGTGGTGACGTCCTGGATTTCTTCAAGGAGCTTGCCGCTCTCGTGGTACAGGTAGAGGGTGTTATTGAAGCCGTCGACGAGAGCCACGACGCCGCCGTCGGCGTCGAGGGCCAGGGGTTCGCGGGCCGGGGTCTCGAAGCTGTCCAGCAGACGTCCCCGGTAGTCCAGGTGGAGAATGGTGCCGGAGCGGGTGACGGCCCACATTGAGCGATCGTAGTCGTAGACGATGTCGAGGAGTTCCTCGGCGCCGGCGCCGGAAAGGGTGTAGAGATTGATGCTGTTGCCGCTGCCGTCGAACTCCCACAGCTCGCTTCCCGAGGCCACCATCAGCTCGCCGGCCCAATTGGCGGCCAGGGCCCCGGGGATGCTCGGGGCGTTGGCCAGGCCCTGGATGGTGTTGTCGTCTCGCTTCAGGCGGCCGTCGCCGGAGATGTTGACCGAGGTCTCGGTGACCGCGTAAGCCTGGGACGGATCGGTGAACTTGAAGACGGTGCCGGCGTTGCGATCAGCCAGGTAGATGTGGTCTTGTTTGTTGACGGCGATGTCGTCGGGGCGGTAAGCGCGCTCGCCGCCGCCGAAGTTGTAATCGTAGACCTGGGTGACCTCGCCCTGGGGAGTGAAGACCTGGACGCGCAGGTTGCCGGAATCGATGACGTACAGCTCGCCGCGGCGGTCAAGGGCCAGGTCGGTGGGCCGGATGAACTCGCCCAGCCGGGTGCCGTTGAAGCCCCAGGTGTCGTAGTAGAAGGGTTCGAGCCGACCCTCGGGATGCAGACGGATATCCTGCTTGGTCGAGACGTCGAGGTCCGAGTCCAGCGTCAACTGGCAGCCGAGGAGCGGAGCGAGCAGCGCTAAGGTGACAGCAAGCGACGTCAGCTTGTTCATGGCCTGTCTCCGGCTTCGAGTGGGGATGGAAGAACTCAGATCCGATGATAGCATAAACCACCGTCGGGTGCGGCGGCGGGCGGGGCTTGCCGTTTGCGCGCCGTCCTAGTACAATCGCCGCCATGAGGAACGTCACCAAGATCAAGGTTCTGCCCCGGCTGGTCTACGAGCGGATCGCCGCCGGCGAGGTCGTCGAGCGGCCGGCCTCCGTGGTCAAGGAGCTGGTCGAGAACTCTCTCGACGCCCACGCCGAGCGGATCGAGGTCGAGCTGGCCGCCGGGGGCAAGCGCCTGATCCGGGTCACCGACGACGGCTGCGGCATGAGCCCGGCCGACGCCCGCACCTGCTTCGAGCGCCACGCCACCAGCAAGATCGACACCTTCGAGGATCTGGAGCTGCTCAAGACCTACGGCTTCCGCGGCGAGGCCCTGCCCAGCATCGGCGCCGTGGCCAAGATCCGTCTGGTGACGCGCTTCCGCGGCGACGAGCGCGGCACCGAGGTCGTCTACGAGGGCGGCCGTCTGGTGCGCTGCGTCGAGGCCGGGGCCCCCGTGGGCACCGACATCGTCGTCCGTGAGCTGTTCTACAACGTCCCGGCGCGGCGCAAGTTCCTCAAGACCGACGTCGGTGAACGCCGGGCCTGCGTCGAGCTGGTCAAGCGGATGGCCTTGCCCAACCCCGGGGTCGCCTTCCACGTCCTGGCCGGGGGCAAGACTCAACTGGCCTGGGCACCCGCCGACGAGCTCCAGCGCTGCTCCGAGTATTTTAGTTCCGTCGCCGACCCCTTGGAGTTGACTTACTCCAGTCCCGCTGTGGGCCGGGTCCACGGCGCCCTCTGGCACCCCAACCGGGCCGATCGCGCCAACCGTTCCGGCATTCTGGTCTTCGTCAACGGTCGCAGCGTCGACAACCGGGTGGTCACCGACGCGGCGGCGGCGGCTTGCCGCGGCGTCGGGCGCCCGGACCGCTTCCCCCAGGCGGTGCTCTTCCTCGAACTCTCGGGCAAGCTGGTCGATGTCAACGTCCACCCCACCAAGAGCGAGGTCAAGTTCGCCG encodes the following:
- the mutL gene encoding DNA mismatch repair endonuclease MutL: MRNVTKIKVLPRLVYERIAAGEVVERPASVVKELVENSLDAHAERIEVELAAGGKRLIRVTDDGCGMSPADARTCFERHATSKIDTFEDLELLKTYGFRGEALPSIGAVAKIRLVTRFRGDERGTEVVYEGGRLVRCVEAGAPVGTDIVVRELFYNVPARRKFLKTDVGERRACVELVKRMALPNPGVAFHVLAGGKTQLAWAPADELQRCSEYFSSVADPLELTYSSPAVGRVHGALWHPNRADRANRSGILVFVNGRSVDNRVVTDAAAAACRGVGRPDRFPQAVLFLELSGKLVDVNVHPTKSEVKFADDAAVRKLVKAAVTRALAEAGVDLAAATPLGGGYEPAGPPDRRPSPAGRTEETGPAYIDTPDDVPFGVGDGRRPARVAPSRRPGRLERTGDAPAGQLRFSTEAARQLYERAPFEVRGQFADSFILVEHGDKLLVIDQHAAHERVIYEELQNNDAEHPAASQELLLPPLVRLSPDRAARLAGLLELLESYGFRVEVAGADAFRVLAVPQIVKTGEEQAVAEEVLAELGDVGEDKPLAELERLARATVACKAAVKAGEVLGREQMRNLIRRLLASPNRSTCPHGRPTTAELTEEQIRRWFRR